A single window of Nicotiana sylvestris chromosome 3, ASM39365v2, whole genome shotgun sequence DNA harbors:
- the LOC104231538 gene encoding uncharacterized protein, with translation MILLPEQLVIKPNGNISGEDRLITKIFPSLNENGSCAKYMTERAILASRNEYVDQLNEMLIDKFPGESKIFHSFDSAEDDTNNYYQEEYLNTLTPNGLPPHRLILKKNAPIMLLRNLDPSNSLCNSTRMVCRGFDNNAIHAEIMMGQCTSKHVFIPRIQLSPPENEGYPFKFVRKQFPVRLCFAMTINKAQGQTIPNVGLYLPQHVFSHGQLYVALSREISMSTTKVLIMTEQSKCRNGTYTKNIVYKEVLGYDIQSV, from the exons ATGATCCTCCTCCCTGAGCAATTGGTTATCAAACCCAACGGTAATATTAGTGGTGAAGATCGCTTAATAACCAAAATATTTCCATCATTAAACGAAAATGGAAGTTGTGCAAAGTACATGACAGAAAGAGCTATCTTAGCTAgcagaaatgaatatgttgatcaactaaatgAGATGTTGATTGACAAGTTCCCTGGTGAGAGCAAAATATTTCACAGTTTCGACTCAGCAGAAGATGATACCAACAACTACTATCAGGAAGAATACTTAAATACATTAACACCAAACGGCCTTCCACCGCACAG gttgattttgaagaaaaatgcgCCCATCATGTTATTGAGAAATTTAGATCCGTCAAATAGCCTATGCAATAGTACAAGGATGGTATGCAGAGGTTTTGACAACAACGCCATACATGCAGAAATTATGATGGGTCAATGTACTTCCAAGCATGTGTTCATCCCCAGAATTCAGCTTTCACCTCCGGAAAATGaaggatatccttttaaatttgtcCGTAAACAATTTCCAGTACGCTTGTGTTTTGCAATgacaataaataaagcacaaggacaaacaATTCCGAATGTTGGATTGTATCtaccgcaacatgttttctcacATGGGCAActatatgttgcactttcaagagaAATATCGATGTCCACAACGAAAGTTCTTATCATGACGGAGCAATCAAAGTGTCGGAATGGTACATACACAAAGAATATCGTCTACAAAGAAGTCTTAG GCTATGATATCCAATCAGTTTGA